DNA sequence from the Pseudomonas tritici genome:
ACACATTGGCTGATGGGATGAATTGATAGGTCAGGCCTACGCGGCCGGTCAGCGGTTCCCAGCTGCGTTTGAAGTGCCGAGGGTTGGTGGCCGTGACCACTCGGTGGTTGGTGACATCCAGGTCGATGGCGTCGTAACGCAGGCCGGTCAACAGCGACAATTTGTCGGTGAGGCCCAGGCGATTCTCCACGAACAGCGCCTTGGTGGTGACTTCGTTGGTCTTGTCGTTGCCGAAGTTCTCCCGGGTTCGCGGAATATCGTAGAAGTGCCCAGGGTTGAAGGTATTCGGATCCACCGCACTGTTACCCGGCACATTCCACGGCGTGCTAGTGGTGCTGTTGACCTTGTACTCGAAGCCGCCGGACCAGGTGGTCGACAGTCCGTAGAGGCTGTCATCGTGGCGCAGCTCGAACTGGTTGCCGTTCTGTTCGCCCTGATGGCGTACCTGGTAAGCCGTCGAGCGGTTCACCGCGCTGTTGTCGGCGCTGTACTGGTAGGTTTCCAGGTTGCGGTAATCACGTTGGCTGTCCAAGTGGTACAGGGTGTTTTTCAGGGTGGTGCTGTCGTTGATGCGGTAGTCGATGATCGAGCGCGCCCAGATCGTGCGCTGCTCGTAGCGGCCGTCGGCGACGTTGTAGTTGTTGAACCGGTTGTGCTTGTCGATCTTCAGCTCGCCGGCCTTGGGATTGAGCACCGGCGTGCCCCAGTAGGGGCTGTCTTCATGCTCATCCTGGTATTCCAGTGCCAGGGTATGAGACAGGTTGGGCGTGAGGTCGCTGAGCAGGGAAAACGCCAGGCTCCAGGCCTCGCGCTGGTCGCGGTCGATGTAGCTGTGATTGGTGTTGCGGCTCACATCCAGGCGCGCGTAGTGCTGCACGTCGGCACCGGGCTCGGTCAGGGCGTGATTGACGCCGAACGCCATACCGGCGGTGTCATAGCTGCCATAGGTGAGCTGGCCCTCTGCCGCCTGTTCCTCACGGGTGGCCAGCTTGGTCACGTAATTGAGCGAACCGCCCACGGAGCCTGCGCCGTTGATCAGGGAGGAGGGGCCGCCGACCAGTTCCACCCGATCATAGATCCAGGCATCCACAGGCCGGGCCAGGCCTGTGGCGACGTTGATCCCGTTGAACATCTGGGTGATCTGGCTGCTGGTAAAACCCCGATAGGAGACAAACCCGCCAAAGCCCGGCGGGGCGCTGGCGTTGACGCCGGGCAGGGTGTTGGCCGCATCGCGGAAAGTCTTGGCGCCGTGGCGCTCGATGTCACTGCGCTTAGCGATGGCCACCGACGCCGGGGTTTCCCGTACGCTCAATCCCAACCGCGACGCCACGCCGCTGGGTTGGTCCAGGGCCAGGCCGGGCTCGGCGGTTTGTTCGCCATCAATGGTCGTCGGGGCCAACTCAAGGGCCCAGGCGCAGACAGGCAGGCAGCCGAACAGGCCCGCCAACAGGGGTAGATGTTTCATGGTTGAATCCTGAAAAACTTGGCTTGAAAACAACGCACAGCCGCCCGTATTTCCTTGCGGAAACGGCGGTCAGTGCAGATCAGAAAGCGAAGGGATCAGGCGAAAGCAGGCGGCGCGCGCGGATGAGCCGTGGGCCAGGTGAAGCGGGCAGGGATGTCAGCAGCCAGGACAATAGCTGGCGGTGGCGCATGGGGCTGGGGCAACACCGCCACATTCAGGCTGGAACTCAGCGCCGGGCCCATACCGCCAGTGGAACACAGCGGGCAGCCAAACGCCTTGGACAGCGTGGGCAAGTTCTCCTCAGTGGAGTTGGACGGCTTGGGCGCCTGGGTGCGCGGGTCCACTGTACAGAACTGACCGCCGATGCCATTGAGCTGCATCCCGACCATCTGCCCATGACCGATACTGCAGGCGAACACATTGAACAGGACGCAGCAATAGAGCATCCAGGCAATGAGCGAGCGGTCGGCACGGGCAAGTTTCATGGGGCGGCACTTTACCATCAGCCGCCGACGAAATGCCTGCAGAAAATCTCAGGGGGGCTATCCTGATGCGGACCTTTTCAGGGAGAGCCAGTCATGAGCTTTGTAGTCGCACGATGGATTGTCGGCGTTTTTACATTCATCAGCATGGTGCATCTGTACTGGGCTGCCGGCGGCAAACTCGGCTTCTTAGCCGCCATCCCCCAACTGCCCGGAGAATTCGCCAGCGGACCCAAGCCAGCGTTCAAGCCCTCGGCGCTCGCCACGTTTCTGGTCGCATTGGGATTGGTGGGGATTGCGCTGATGGTGTGCCTGCGGGCGGGGTTGTACTTTTCGGCGGTGTCCCATGGGGCGTTGCAGTGGGGGATCAGTGCGATTGCGTTGGTGATGTTTGCCAGGGCGATTGGGGATTCGGAATTGGTGGGGTTTTTCAAGAAAGTCGGCGGGTCAAGGTTTGCGAGGTTGGATACGTATTTTTATTCGCCGTTGTGTTTGGTGTTGGGGGTGGGGTTGTTGGTGGTGGCGTGGGGGTGAGGGGGGTTAAATATTTGTTGGGTATAGGACGATTCTGGTTGCCCGCACGTCAACGTAACCAGATTTTTGAGTGATTGGTCGGTCGAGTTCAACAAGAACTATAGAGTCGCCAAGTTGTAATGCAGCACATTCTTCGTCCGCGACTTGAGTCAATTCGGCTGTTATTTGAGTGATACCCTTTATCTCGATGATCTGCGGGGTCGTATCGGAGGACGGAGTAATGCTTCGCCCCCAAGAAAAGATTTCATCCAGATCGAACTCTACGTCGTGTTCATCGCCGATTTTGGGAGTGATCCCGGCCCATAGAGCGGCGCCACTACCGATAGATGATTGGAACCTGACGAGTAAAGTGTCCGTAGTAGAAAGTATTTCGGTAATTCGTATCTTCATTTCACTTCTTCGGTAGTGGGACTCTAACAACAGTGTTGTCCACATTCATGGTGTTGGCTTTAAGCTCAAGAGTCCATGTCTCCTCATGGTAGTGATGTTTGCTTGGTTTGCTGTTCATTTCGTGCGCGCCATAGCGAATACTTCTTTTTGCGTCACTAGAAACTATCCTGTCGCGATCAGGTTTTCCAGTTCGCGGGTTGGTGTTCGTGTGGGGACGTGGCCCTAGAAATTCATCCCACTTTCGGGTGGTTTCTTCCGGTTTAACTGGTTTGTTGGCATAGGTTTCTTTGTGATATCCCATTTCAGGCGGGATATTTGAGGTGGTGGGGGGGAGTGGCTCCCCATAATTAGCTTTTGCCTCCGTTTCTGGTTCTTCAGCTTCGGTCGTCGGTTTGCACTTTTTGCCACCTGGACAAGAGTTCAAGCCTAGCGGATCTACCCAACCTGTCGGGTTGGGTACGTACTGGTATGCATTGATCCCACCCGCCAGCTTCACCGGGTCAGGTGTCAGGTAGCGACCAAGATCCGGATTGTAGTAGCGATGGCGGTTGTAGTGCAGCCCGCTTTCCGAGTCGAAGTATTGGCCTTGGAAGCGCAGCGGGTTGTCGACTTTTCCTATGTCGAGGCGGGTGATTTCGCCGTAGGCGCGGTAGTGCGCGGACCAGACGATTTTGCCTCCCGGGGCGGTGAGTTCCTGTGGGGTGCCGAGGTGGTCTAGTTGGTAGTGGTAGGGCTTGGTTTCTTTTGGACCGAAGCCTTCTAGTAGGGTCAGCGGACGAAAGCTGTCCGGTTCATAGAGGTAGCTGCGGTGCCGATCCGCGTGGTGTTCGGCGATGAGTTTGTCGCCTTGCCAGAAGAATTCGGTAGTTTTGCCGTCAACGGTTTTGCTGATGCGGCGGCCAAACGGGTCGTAGCGGTAGCTGGCAGTTTGGCCGTTGGGTTGGGTGAGGCCGATGAGGCGGTGCTGGCAGTCGTAGCGGTATTCGGTGACGAGTTGATGGCCCTTTCCGCGACGTTCACGGATCAAATTGCCGAAGGCGTCGTAGTCGTAGTGGCGGTCGCCTTGGATCATCAGGCGGTTGCCGGCGACGATGTCCGGGCCGGGGCGGTCTTGCATGAGCAGGTTGCCGGCCGGGTCGTGGCCGAAGCGTTCCTGCTCGCCTTGGGAGTGATCGGCTCGGGTCAGGCGGGCGAGGGGATCGTAGTGGTAGTGGTGTTCGCCTTTGCGGGTGTCGAGGAGGCGGGTGAGGTTGCCGGATTTGTCGTAGTCGTATTGGCGTTGGTAAAGGTAGTGTTCCTGTTGGGTGACGGCGTGGGCGTGCAGGCGTTGCTGATCGTCATAGTGGTAGTGGCTGATCAGTTGGCCTTGTTGGCGTTGCTGTTCCTGGTCGGCTTTGAACAGGTGCGAGGTGAGGGTTTCACCGTTCAAGTCGACAGTGGCTAGATGGCCGCCTTTATCGTGGTTGAAGGTGAGACGGTTGTTATCCGGCAGGCGCAGGTTTTTCAGCTGACCGCAGGCGTCATAGCCATAGCGCAACGTGCCCCAGCCTTGGTGTTCAGCGGTAAGGCGGTTTTGCGGATCGTATTCGTAGGCCAGCGCCCAGTGGCCGTCGTCGACGCTTAGGAGATTGCCCTGGCGGTCGTAGGCGTAATCGACGATGTTGCCGTCGGGCAGGGTTTTTCTTACGAGTCGTCCGGCGTGATCGCGCTCGTAGCGGGTGACTAGCTGACTGCCATCGTCGCCGTGTTCGGTCTTTTCCTGAAGGTTGCCGTTCAGGTCATAAACGTAAGCGGTGCGCTGGCCGTCAAAACCAGTTTCTTGTTGGATCAGGCCGTTGCTGTGATACTGGAACCGGTAGGTTTCGCCGACTTCGTTTTCGATCTCGGTCAGCAACAAACGAACGTTGTCGTAACGGTATTTGACCTGGGTGCCATCGGCGTGGATGCGGCGGCTGATCAGGTGCAAGCCGTCGGCATATTCGTAACGGGTGACGTGCCCCAGTTCATCGCGTTCGGAGGTGATTTTTCCGTAAGCGTTGTAGGTATATTTACGCGTGTCACCACTCGGCAAGACGATTTGGACTAGGCGCCCAGCGTTGTTCCATTCGAACTGTGTGAGCGCACCATATTCATCCTCACGCGCAACCTGCCGCCCCAGATCGTCATAGCGATAGCGCTTGATACCGCCATTCGGCAATTGCTCTTCAAGCAGTTGTCCGCGTTCATTCCAGACCAGCCGCTGACAGCTGTTATCGGGATACCAAACCCCAATCAGCTGCCCGTATTTGTTGTAGCTGTAGTCCGTGGAATTGCCGTCTGGATCGGTCTTACGCGTAACGTCGCCCTGGTCATTCCGCTCATACTTCCAAACCGCTTCACCACGCCGCACAACCCGTACGAACCCATTCTCATGCTCGTAGGAAGTGGGCTCATCATCCCCCGGAAACAACGACACCAAGCGTCCGGCTTCGTCGTACTGGTAGGCTGTGATCGCGCCGAGAGGATCCTGCTCAACCGTCAGCCGGCCTTTGTCATCGTAGGACTTGAAGTGCTCAGCACCATCCGGATCCACCCGCCGCACCAGCCGCGCTCGCTGGTCATGCACGTAGACTTCCTGGCTGCCATCGGCGTTATGAACCGTGACCTGCCCGTTGTCCTCCCACACATACCGCGTGTCCATCTGCGAAAAGCTCGCCCAGTGCCGGACACACCGCGCCGCCTTGCCAGACCTTTCCCACGCCCAAAAGAAACTCGCCCCACCGGCCAGTCCGCGCTCAAGAATGACGTGCTGTTCGTCGTACCGATAAACCTCACTTTCACCTACAGCATTGGTCGCTGAAACCAACCGCCCGACATCGTCATAGGCGTAGGAAACAACGTTCTGCTCTGTCACCCAGACAAACGGACCGTCATCCACAGCCCGCTCAACCTGGTAATCCACCGCAACAATGCGGCCCGACGCATAGCGCAAAAACAACGAGCGCCCCACACCGTTGTCCAACCGCTCAATCTGCCCCAGGTAGTTACGGGAAATACGCAGCCGGTTGTCATACGCATCGCTGATCGCTGTCAGCACACCGTCGCGGAAATGGTAGAAACGCGACGCCTGAGCCAGCACCAACTCATCAGGCAAAGACCCCAGGTAGATCGCGGCTTCGGCCAGGCTGTTGGTGATTGCGGGCCGAGAAACAGACGGCAAGGGCAGGGTAGTCGAGCGATTCTCATGATCTGTCCACACCACCGAATCACCGGAAACACTAAGCCGATGTGCTAGCGAATGACTCCAGCCAAACCCCAACCCGCAATCCACTTCCACCGCACTGGTGCGATACAACCGAGTCCACTCAAACGGCAGAATCCCGTCCAGCGCACCATCGGTCAGGGTAAGCAGTTCCTCCCCGGTAACCATCGACACCGGGCAGCCATTGGTCGCGGTCTTATCCGAAGCAGCCGCCGCATCTCCCGCGGGATTTTTCGAACCAACAGGCACATCATCGACATGCTCTGTCTGCTTCAGCACCGCGTTCTGCCGCGCCTTCCAGCGCATCTGCATCGTGCCTTGCTTCAGCCCGCCAACCACCCCGCGAACGGCCACCGCCTTATAGCGATCCACGGCCTGCATAAACTTCGTCAGAATCACCAGAAGCCCCCTGACAAAGCCCACCGCCGCCTCGAGGATCTGCGCGCCATACTTGACCAAGCGCAAACTCAAATACGCCACGCCCGCCGCAGGCAACGCGATGGTCAACACCACGCCAATCACCAGGTCAATCAGCAACGCCACCACTAACCCAGCCGCCACCTCGGCCATTTCACCGGGCGGCAACGCGTCCAGCCAGATCATCGCCGTGCGCACCAACAGGAACAGCGCCGCCTCATCACTGGCCAGCAACATTGCCTGCTCCATGACCTTGGGTGCGTCTGTGGCGATTTGCGCCAACTGGGCGGCCTGATCTCCCAGTTGCTCGACGAACTTCAGTGGGTCTTCAAGAATTGCCTGCACCCGCTTGATGCTGTCCCACACATCACGGATCGCCGCCCAACTGCCCGCCAATAGGCCGCTGCCAATTGCGCTGGCAGTAGATCGCTCCCAATGCGGCTTAAACCCGGCCCACTGCGACCGAAGCCACTGCTCCAGATCCGCCATCAACCCGGCGTAAGAGGCAAACAACGCGTCCACCTGTTCCTCGGAAACGCCGCCCTGCACCCGCACCTGATACCGCCCGCCAGCCGCGCAGTGGTGTGAGCCTTTACCTTGTTCATCCAGCAAGATCACGGTGGAACTGCCGTCATCCAGCCCCATCACCTCCACCGGGATATCGCCGATCGGCACGTCATACACCGACTCGAACAGGCTCTGAATCTTCAGCTCACCGCCCAGCGGGCACTGGGCCACGGTCGCAAAGTCCGTATCAGCCATGCTCACCGACCGCTGCGAATCCCCGACCCGCAACACCCGATCCATCCCCAGCAACGACGGCATGTCCAACCCATGGCTCACCGAATCCAGCGCACGCGAATACCAGGCACCCATCTGCTGGCGATAAATCTCCAAGCTCTGATGAAAGCCATCCAGCTCAAATTCGATAAGGGCGATGTGGGAAGCGTGGGTCATCCGTGACGGCTCGGCAAAGGGCAAGGCGTCGGAGCATGCCGCAGGAAAAAGCGCCTGGATGAACGGTTGAGAAATTCAGAAAAGGCCCACTACAACGGGGAAGAAACCGCGCAGCACGAACCCCAAGAGCTACATAAAAAAGCGATAAAACTGATTGCAGCAACCACTCTCAAATAAAAATCGCTCTCATCCTTGCCCGATTCCCCGACATGGCCGTCATGGTTAATAGAACCTCCATTACGCAGGATTTCCCATGTCGCGCCTTGCTCGTCCCTTGCACCCACTGACCCTGTCAGTGGCGATGGCTTTTGCCGCCGTGCCGTTGCTGACTGCCCAAACCGTCTTCGCCGAAGAAAGCAGCAGCGCCGTGCGCAGTTTCTCGATTCCTGCCGGTGACCTTAGCCAGGCGCTCAATAGCTTGGCCGAGCAGGCGGGCCTGGTGTTGGCCTTCGATGCAAGCTTGACCCGGGGCAAGCGCAGCAAAGGGTTGAGCGGGCAATACGACACCGACGTGGCGCTGAACCAACTGCTCGCCGGCAGCGGCCTGCAGGCCATGAAACTCTCCGCCGATCGCTACCGCCTGGAAGCTATCCCGGATAACGGCGCGGCCATGGAGCTGCAGGCCACCACCATCAGCGGCGCGTACCAGGCCGAAAGCCCGACCGGGCCGGTGTCGGGCTATGTGGCCACGCGCAGTTTGTCGGGCACCAAGACGGATACCGCGTTGATCGAAACCCCGCAGTCGATCTCCATCGTCACCAAAGACCAGATGCGTGCGCAAAACGCCGAGAGCCTTAACCAGATCCTGCGCTACAGCGCCGCTGTCATCCCTGAAACCCGTGGCGCCACTGCGTCGCGTCTCGATCAGTTGACCATCCGCGGTTTCGCCCCGGCCACTTACCTCGATGGCTTGCGCATGCCTTCGAGCCGTGACGCCTTGCCGCAAAAGGATGCGTTTGACTTGGAACGCGTCGAAGTGCTGCGTGGCCCAGCGTCGGTGTTGTATGGGCAGGGCACGCCGAGCGGGGTGATCAACATGGTCAGCAAGCGCCCGTTGGACACGCCGTTTCATGAAATAGGCGTGGAATACGGCACCTTCAACAAGAAGCGCACCACCTTCGACCTCAGCGGCCCAATCGACGACCAGGGCGTTTATTCCTACCGCGTGGCAGGCCTTTTCGATGATGCCGATGGCCAGGTCGAACACACTGAGACGCGTCGCCAATCGCTCTCCAGCGCTTTCACTTGGCGCCCGGATGATGCCACCTCGCTGACCCTGCTCGGGCATTTCCAGAAGGACCCCAAAGGCGCGTCCTACGGCTCGGTGCCGGCCTGGGGGTCGGTGCTGCACAGCCCGACCGGGCGCAGCATCGATGTGGATCTCTACGATGGCGAAAAGAAGTTCGAGAAAAGCGACCGCGAGTATTACTCGATCGGCTGGGCGTTCGAGCATCATTTCGATGACGTGTGGACTGTGCGCCAGAATGCCCGTTACCTGCGCACCGAAGGCCGGTACCGCAGCCTCTACAGCAATATCCTGTTATCGGATTACCGCACCATCCAGCGGTCGACCATTGCCAGTGATGTCGATATGGATGCCTACACCCTCGACAACCAGTTGCAGGCCAAATTTGACACGGGGCCGTTGCAGCACACCTTGTTGATGGGCCTCGATTACCAGAACACCAGCACCGATACGCTGTCCGGCTCAGGCGTGTACAAGGCCGGACCTACCCTGGATATCTTTGATCCGGTCTACGGCGCGGCGGTCCCGGTGCCGGCCTACACCACCGACGGCACCTCGCGCAGCGAACAAACCGGCGTCTACCTGCAAGAGCAGATGAAGTGGGACAAGTGGGTATTGCTGCTGGGCGGTCGCTATGACTGGGCCAGCACCGATAACAGCACCCAGACCCTGCGCAGCGGCGCCAAGAGTAAATCGTCGTTGGACAGCAAGGCGTTTACGGGCCGTATCGGCCTGGTCTACCTCTTCGATAATGGCTTGGCACCGTATGCCAGCTACGCGGAGTCCTTCAACCCGCAATCGGGCACCGGGTATGGCGGCTCGGTGTTCAAGCCGACTGAAGGCAAGCAGTATGAAGTCGGCATCAAGTACCAGCCGCCGGGGAGCAACAGCTTTATTACGGCGGCGATCTTCGACCTGCGCCAGACCAACGTCCTGACTACCGACCCGGACCCCACCCACCTGTGCGGCAGCGGGCGCTGCCAGAGCCAGGACGGCGAAGTGCAATCGCGTGGCTTTGAGCTGGAAGGCAAGGCTAGCCTCAACGATAACCTGGACATCACCGCGGCCTACGCCTATCTGGACAACCGCATCAGCCAGTCCAACAACACCGTGCGCTATTCGCCCATCGGCGATATCGGCGTAGGCCCGAACCTCGCCGCCGAAGGCACCACCACCTACGCCGTACCGCGCCACACCGCGTCGGCATGGGCCGACTACACCTTCCACGATGGCCACCTCAAGGGCTTCGGTGCGGGGGCGGGCGCACGTTACATCGGCTCGTCCTGGGGCGATACCGCCAACACCCTGAAAGTGCCGGGCTACACCTTGTTCGATGCGGCGGTGCACTACGACATCCCAAACATCACCAGTCTTAAGGACAACCTGCGCCTGGCGCTCAACGCGACCAACCTGGCGAATAAAGAGTACGTCGCTTCCTGCTACTCCTACTCGTGGTGCTGGTATGGCTCGCAGCGCACCGTGCAGGCGAGCGCCACTTACCAATGGTGATGGCACTCAGTAAGGCAATTTAATGGCCCCTTTGTAACAAAATCCTCGCCAGAATCGCTTTTATTTTCAGGTGGTTAGGTGGGGATGCAAATGCGCACTGTTGGAATCATGCTGATCGCCTGCTCCCTGGCCGGCGGCGCAGCTGCCGTGCAGGCACGGGAGCTGCGCGAGGGTGACAAGTACATGTGCAGTTGGGGTGCTGGCACCGCCGCCAGGGCCCAGGAACTCAAATTGTCGGGGGTGTCGCTGTACGCCGCGCGGCAGAAAATCCAGACCATCAAGTTCAATAAATCCTGGATGCGCATGATGGCCATGGGCATCACGGAACAGACCTACGACAGCGGCTCACGGCTGAAACCCGAGGCAATTCGCCAGAGTTTCTATCAGGACTGCGTGCGCTACAAAGTTGCGCGCAAATGACCGCTTAGTGCGACAGCGGTGAGCTGGCATCTTCCTGGAAATACACCTTTGCCGTTTCAATAAACCGTCTATTGGCCTGTGACAGGTATTCACTGGCGCGCCAGCACAGGTTGAAGTGCATGAATTGCGCGGGTTCGAAAGACACTCCCGCGAGCCCCGGCTCCTGCTCTTGCACTGAACGCAGCAGGGTCGATACGCCCATGCCGCTGCGGGTAGCGGTAATCACCAGCGGGACAAAGTTGCTTTCCAGGGCGATGTTGAAACGCACGCGGGCGTTGCTGCAAAACGCATCCAGCAAATGGCGTTGCAGGAAGGTGTTGTCGAAGACCAGCATGGGTTCGTCTTGCAACCGCGCAGCCGGGATAGATGAAGCGGCCGCCAGCGGATGCTGCTCATGCATGCACAACACCATCTCGTCGCTGCCGAGCAGCACTGACTCCCATTCCGGGTCGACCCGCCGCGACTCCAGCAGCGCCACGTCAATATCCCGCGTGGCCAGGCGCTCGCTGATGTCATCGGCACTGCCTTCCACCACATGCATCGCAATGCCGGGGTAGCGCGCGCGAAATTGCATCAGCAGTTCGGGGATGTGGCGGATGCCATACATCGGCGGCACACCGACGCGGATTTCACCGCTGTGCAGTTGCGTCAGGTCCTGCAGCTCACGGCGTGCACCGGCCAGCCCCTCCAGGCAGGCTTCGGCGCGCGTCAGGAACAACTGGCCTTCAGCGGTCACGCTGATTTGTCGCGTGGCGCGGTTAAACAGCGCCACGCCCAATTCTTCCTCGAGTCGGCCAACGGCCATGCTCAGTGCCGGTTGCGCCACATGCAGCGCCTGCGCCGCCTTTGTGAAGCTGCCTTGGCGGGCGATCTCTACGCAGTACTCCAGCGCTTTCAGGTTCATACGGGCTCGCATAACAAAGAGTGATGACTGGTTTCACAAATGGATATTTTCTGTGATGCGAACGAGTCTATAACCTGTCGGCATTCTTCTCCATGCCGAGTGCTTCCTGATGCCCAATCTTCGCCAATACTGGCTTGTAACCCTGATCGTCGGCGCTTTGGGCGGCAGCATTGCCAATTGGGCGGGGTGGCCGTTGCCTTGGGTGATTGGCGCGTTGGTCGCGGTGATGTTGACTCGCTGCGCCGGCAGCCTCGTACCGGAAATCCCCCATGGTCGCCAAGTCGGGCAGCTTATCGTGGCAGTTGCCATTGGCTGTCATTTCACATTGCCAGTGATGCAACAGGTGGCGGCCCATCTCGGGCTGATTCTCTTTGCGGTGTTACTGACGCTGGTGTTGGCGTTGTGTTCGGTGCTGGTCCTGCATCGCTGGGGCGTGCCCTTCGGCACCGCGTTCTTTGCCTTGATGCCAGCCAACTCCAGCGAGATGGTGCACCTGGGCCGACAACGCCAGGCGGACACCAGTTTTATCGCCGCCGCCCACAGCATTCGCCTGCTGCTGATCCTGTTGACGGTGCCTGCGGTCGCAACCTTTGGCATGCCGCAGGTCGTGGCCCATGCCCCGTTGCCGGTGATCTGGCCGTGGCTGATTTTCATCCTGGCGATGGGCTGGCTCGCGGCGCTGGGTTTCAAACACTGCAAGCTGCCCAATCCCTGGACGTTCGGGCCGTTCCTGATCTGCGCGGTGGGGGTGGGCTGCAATAACTTGTCAATGAGCATGCCGGGCTGGCTGAGTGGCTGCGGCCAGTTGTTGATCGGCTGTGCATTGGGCGTTGCGTTTGACCACAGCTTCTTGCGCCGCGCCCCAGGACTACTAAGCAAGGTGCTGCTGCTGTTGACGGGCTCGGTGATCACCACGGCGATAGCCGCATGGGCGCTCGGCGCCGGCTTGGGCATGCCATGGCTGTCGCTTGCCCTGGGCATGATGCCTGGCAGTGCGCCGGAAATGAGCCTCACCGCCGAGGCCTTGGGCCTGGCGGTGACACTGGTGACAGCGATGCAGGTGATCCGCATGTTGGTGATCCAGGCGGCGTGCCTGCCGCTGTTTCGCCTGCTGGACCAGACCGCGCCGGTCCAAGCACCGGCCAGTGCAAACGCCGCGTAAGCCTGGCCAACTTCGTCCTCGCACCTGTAGGGCGCTTTACAAATCCACGACATTCACTGTGTTTCTATTTGC
Encoded proteins:
- a CDS encoding LysR family transcriptional regulator — encoded protein: MNLKALEYCVEIARQGSFTKAAQALHVAQPALSMAVGRLEEELGVALFNRATRQISVTAEGQLFLTRAEACLEGLAGARRELQDLTQLHSGEIRVGVPPMYGIRHIPELLMQFRARYPGIAMHVVEGSADDISERLATRDIDVALLESRRVDPEWESVLLGSDEMVLCMHEQHPLAAASSIPAARLQDEPMLVFDNTFLQRHLLDAFCSNARVRFNIALESNFVPLVITATRSGMGVSTLLRSVQEQEPGLAGVSFEPAQFMHFNLCWRASEYLSQANRRFIETAKVYFQEDASSPLSH
- a CDS encoding TonB-dependent siderophore receptor, translating into MSRLARPLHPLTLSVAMAFAAVPLLTAQTVFAEESSSAVRSFSIPAGDLSQALNSLAEQAGLVLAFDASLTRGKRSKGLSGQYDTDVALNQLLAGSGLQAMKLSADRYRLEAIPDNGAAMELQATTISGAYQAESPTGPVSGYVATRSLSGTKTDTALIETPQSISIVTKDQMRAQNAESLNQILRYSAAVIPETRGATASRLDQLTIRGFAPATYLDGLRMPSSRDALPQKDAFDLERVEVLRGPASVLYGQGTPSGVINMVSKRPLDTPFHEIGVEYGTFNKKRTTFDLSGPIDDQGVYSYRVAGLFDDADGQVEHTETRRQSLSSAFTWRPDDATSLTLLGHFQKDPKGASYGSVPAWGSVLHSPTGRSIDVDLYDGEKKFEKSDREYYSIGWAFEHHFDDVWTVRQNARYLRTEGRYRSLYSNILLSDYRTIQRSTIASDVDMDAYTLDNQLQAKFDTGPLQHTLLMGLDYQNTSTDTLSGSGVYKAGPTLDIFDPVYGAAVPVPAYTTDGTSRSEQTGVYLQEQMKWDKWVLLLGGRYDWASTDNSTQTLRSGAKSKSSLDSKAFTGRIGLVYLFDNGLAPYASYAESFNPQSGTGYGGSVFKPTEGKQYEVGIKYQPPGSNSFITAAIFDLRQTNVLTTDPDPTHLCGSGRCQSQDGEVQSRGFELEGKASLNDNLDITAAYAYLDNRISQSNNTVRYSPIGDIGVGPNLAAEGTTTYAVPRHTASAWADYTFHDGHLKGFGAGAGARYIGSSWGDTANTLKVPGYTLFDAAVHYDIPNITSLKDNLRLALNATNLANKEYVASCYSYSWCWYGSQRTVQASATYQW
- a CDS encoding AbrB family transcriptional regulator, producing MPNLRQYWLVTLIVGALGGSIANWAGWPLPWVIGALVAVMLTRCAGSLVPEIPHGRQVGQLIVAVAIGCHFTLPVMQQVAAHLGLILFAVLLTLVLALCSVLVLHRWGVPFGTAFFALMPANSSEMVHLGRQRQADTSFIAAAHSIRLLLILLTVPAVATFGMPQVVAHAPLPVIWPWLIFILAMGWLAALGFKHCKLPNPWTFGPFLICAVGVGCNNLSMSMPGWLSGCGQLLIGCALGVAFDHSFLRRAPGLLSKVLLLLTGSVITTAIAAWALGAGLGMPWLSLALGMMPGSAPEMSLTAEALGLAVTLVTAMQVIRMLVIQAACLPLFRLLDQTAPVQAPASANAA